A stretch of Hydractinia symbiolongicarpus strain clone_291-10 chromosome 9, HSymV2.1, whole genome shotgun sequence DNA encodes these proteins:
- the LOC130656442 gene encoding protein PALS1-like — MPDSNGTFFLNMENGSTLKMNGMVHNNHTFRNGPENIKALSNSKMSLQSLRSNASSAASMGKVQMNGYASTQSLAEHEERVIYIVMEPSDRRFGFSVMGGLDEGFPPKIDNIAPGSPAERAGLNLDDEIIEVNGLKVEAVTHTEIIIQIHKCKKDITLKIRRYLNLSENDQHRNNNNVYNMVQGETSVIDGKYLPRNGSVRSSVNRESNVPSKFDNFAFQRDDDDDAEYSMDCANVEMDEQPKSLAFSQFVAMLGTMKQKMKTQRQQEHLNYLRNLLNKKHFQSAIKMHNRMTKIQVVKKNACKPVVINSKFLLSEVQHLLMESSDNTSTSLLAITNKTEFKELLNAHDHIASRESLYYLTDSDSDSESTIEGSQRVKFVRIDKTNDPLGATVRNEGDAVIISRIIKGGAAEKSGLLNVGDEIIEINKHSVRGKDVNEIVELLSELEGTLDFTLLPGSPTHKETLHEDDISVVKALYDYDPQNDDYLPCEELGLSFRKGDLIEILNKNDEDWWQAQFLEQEQRGLAGLIPSKKFQLQRELAKISLKGEDLEPILKEKKKCFCGRARRKGKKVPMKSMMSPVQESEVLTYEDMMRIYPEHNKKRPVVLIGPPQIGRREIREKLIGRFPDRFAAAVPHTTRAPTSDEVSSVDYTFVNRATFEKSIAAAEFIEHGLFDGHYYGTSFSAVRSVIQSGRTCLLNMHCQALPVLKSSNLLPYVVFITVPRVDQLKRLREFDDTGEPFNPNIRLKDKELDDVIEKARDMNRKYGHYFDRTIVNSDLDRAYNELLEICDFLETQPQWVPSSWVR, encoded by the exons ATGCCTGACTCAAATGGaacattttttcttaacatgGAAAATGGATCAACATTAAAA atgaacGGTATGGTTCACAATAACCACACATTCAGGAATGGCCCTGAAAATATCAAGGCATTAAGTAATTCAAAAATGTCTTTGCAATCCCTACGATCTAATGCATCGTCTGCTGCTTCCATGGGGAAAGTACAGATGAATGGTTATGCTTCCACTCAATCTTTAGCTGAg CATGAAGAACGAGTCATCTACATTGTAATGGAGCCGTCTGATCGCAGGTTTGGTTTTTCGGTTATGGGTGGCTTAGATGAGGGATTTCCTCCCAAAATTGATAACATTGCTCCAG GGTCACCAGCTGAAAGAGCTGGTCTGAATCTAGATGATGAAATAATTGAAGTGAATGGTTTAAAGGTTGAAGCTGTGACTCATACTGAAATTATAATTCAAATTCATAAATGCAAAAAAGACATAACGTTAAAAATACGACGATATTTGAACTTGTCAGAAAATGACCAACACAGAAATAACAATAATGTTTATAACATGGTACAAGGAGAAACGTCAGTTATAGATGGAAAGTATCTTCCTCGGAATGGATCTGTGAGAAGTTCCGTTAATAGAGAGAGTAATGTTCCTTCGAAGTTTGATAACTTTGCCTTCCAAAGAGATGATGACGACGATGCAGAATACAGCATGGACTGTGCTAATGTAGAAATGGACGAACAACCGAAAAGTCTTG CTTTTTCACAGTTTGTGGCCATGTTGGGGACGATGAAACAGAAAATGAAGACTCAAAGACAACAAGAGCATTTAAACTATCTTCGTAATCTCCtcaacaaaaaacatttccaaTCAGCTATAAAG ATGCACAATCGCATGACAAAGATACAAGTTGTAAAAAAGAATGCTTGTAAACCTGTTGTAATCAATTCAAAATTCTTGTTGTCGGAG GTTCAGCATCTTCTGATGGAGTCAAGCGACAACACTTCAACATCACTACTTGCTATTACAAACAAAACAGAATTCAAG GAGTTATTAAATGCGCACGACCATATAGCCAGCAGAGAATCGTTGTATTACTTGACAGATTCTGATTCTGACAGCGAATCAACAATAGAAGGCTCTCAACGTGTTAAATTTGTAAGAATCGACAAAACCAACGATCCTCTTGGTGCTACTGTTCGTAACGAAGGAGATGCTGTTATCATAAGTCGTATTATTAAGGGTGGTGCTGCAGAGAAAAGTG GTCTGTTGAACGTTGGTGATGAAATCATCGAGATCAATAAGCATTCCGTGCGTGGGAAAGATGTCAACGAAATAGTTGAACTTTTATCCGAACTGGAGGGAACGCTAGACTTTACCCTTCTACCCGGCTCGCCAACACATAAAGAAACTCTTCACGAAGATGATATTAGTGTTGTCAAAGCTTTGTATGACTATGACCCTCAAAATGACGATTATCTTCCCTGTGAAGAATTAGGCTTAAGTTTTCGAAAAGGTGATTTGATAGAAATATTAAACAAGAACGATGAAGACTGGTGGCAG gcTCAATTTCTTGAACAAGAACAACGAGGACTAGCTGGATTGATACCCAGTAAAAAATTTCAGTTACA acgAGAGCTTGCGAAAATTTCGTTAAAAGGCGAAGATCTAGAGCCAATCTTAAAAGAAA aaaagaaatgtttttgtgGACGCGCCCGAAGGAAGGGAAAGAAAGTCCCAATGAAGTCAATGATGTCGCCTGTTCAAG AATCCGAGGTGCTGACATATGAAGATATGATGAGAATTTATCCTGAACATAATAAAAAACGTCCTGTAGTTCTCATAG GTCCTCCTCAAATTGGAAGGAGAGAAATACGGGAGAAATTAATTGGCCGCTTCCCAGATAGATTCGCTGCGGCCGTCCCCC atACGACTCGCGCACCCACCAGTGATGAAGTATCTAGTGTCGACTATACGTTCGTAAATAGAGCAACATTTGAAAAATCAATAGCCGCCGCAGAGTTTATCGAACACGGTTTATTTGATGGGCATTACTACGGTACAAGTTTCAGCGCTGTGCGGAGTGTTATACAGAGTGGTCGAACATGTTTACTAAACATGCACTGTCAA gctTTACCAGTGTTAAAAAGTTCCAATCTCCTACCTTATGTTGTGTTTATCACTGTACCGCGAGTGGACCAACTGAAACGCTTAAGAGAATTCGATGACACGGGAGAACCTTTTAACCCAAATATAAGACTGAAG GATAAAGAGTTAGACGATGTTATAGAGAAAGCACGTGACATGAATCGGAAATATGGACACTACTTCGACAGAACAATAGTAAATAGTGACCTCGATCGAGCCTATAACGAATTATTAGAAATTTGTGATTTCCTGGAAACGCAGCCTCAGTGGGTACCTTCTTCGTGGGTGCGCTAA